GGCACATCCCACATCATCAGCCGCGGCTGGACCGACCCGCAGAACCGCACGTCGCCGGCCCGGACCGAGCCGATCACGCCCGGGCAGACCTACCGGATCGGCGTCGAGCTGATGCCGAAGGACTACATCCTCGCGGCGGGCCACCGCCTGGAGTTCCTGCTGGCGTCCAGCGACCACGACTACACGCTGCGGCCGAAGCCGGGCGCGGGACTGGCGCTCGACCTGACCAAGACGTCGGTGACGCTCCCGGTCACGGGCGGGAAGCCGGCCCTGCGAGCCGCGTTCGGCTGATGCTGCCGGAGTACCTGGACGCCGACGTCCGCACGTTGTGGGACTACCACGACCTGCGGCACGAGCCCCGGCGGTCCGACGCCGGGATCGGGCTGGGCAGCCGCGATCCCGGCGTCGCCGTCCACGCGGCGGAGCTGTTCCACGCCGGACGGTTCCCGCTCGTGGTGTTCACCGGGGCCAACGCGCCGACGACGGTGGAGCGCTTCCCGCGCGGCGAAGCGGTCCACTACCGCGAGATCGCGCTGGAGCTCGGCGTGCCCGACGAGGCGATCCTGGTCGAACCCGCGGCGCGCAACACGGGGGAGAACATCGTGTTCACCCGCAAGCTGCTCGCCGAGCGGGAGATCCGGTCGGTGACGCTGGTGACGCGGCCGTACCAGCAGCGACGGGCCTACGCCACGGCGAAGCGGCTCTGGCCCGGCATCGACATCGTGTGCGCGTCGAAAGCGGCGTCGTTCGAAGACCACCTCAGCGGCGAGGAGGACGCCGACCGCGTGATCAGCATGCTCGTCGGCGAGACGCAGCGGATCACCGAGTACGCCGCGCGCGGCTTCGTGGTCCCGCAGGTCGTCCCGCCCGTGGTCGAGCGGGCATTCGGCCGGCTCGCGGCGGCGGGATTCACCCAGCGACTGCTGCTCACCGACCGTGGTGACGATCGCTGACGGTAACGATCTTCGCAGGTCAGGCGACTTATGTGCGTTCGATCCGCTGTGAGAGGACTCGCCATGACCTCGACCGCCGAACCCACCTTGGAGAGCCTGCGCACCCGGCTGTCCGGAGCCGTCCTCACCGCCGGGGAACCCGGCTACGACGTCGCCCGGTCGGTCTGGAACGGGGAGATCGACCGCCACCCTGCCGTCGTCGTCCGGCCCGCCGGGCCTGCCGACGTCGCGACGGCGCTCACCTACGCCCGCGAAGCCGCCCTCGACGTCTCGGTGCGCGGCGGCGGCCACAACTACGGCGGTGCGGCCGTCGTGGACGGCGGCCTCGTGCTGGACCTGAGCTCCCTCGACGCGATCAGCGTCGACCCCGCCGGCCGCACCGCGCGCTGCGGCGGCGGCGCGACGTGGGCCCAGCTCGACGCCGCCACGCAGGAGCACGCGCTCGCGGTGCCGGGCGGCACGATCAGCCACACCGGCGTCGGCGGCCTGACCCTCGGCGGCGGCTTCGGCTGGCTCACCGGGAAGCACGGCCTGTCCTGCGACAACCTGCTCTCGGCCGAGGTCGTCACGGCCGGCGGCGACGTCCTGCGCGCGTCCGCCGAGGAGCACCCCGACCTGTTCTGGGCGCTGTGCGGAGGCGGGGGCAACTTCGGGGTCGTCACCGAGTTCGAGTTCCGGCTGCACCCCGTCGGCCCGCTCGTCCACCTGGGCCTGTTCTTCTGGGGCCTCGAGGACGGCGTCGCCGCGCTGACCCAGGCCCGCGAGGTGCTCGCGACGTTGCCCGGCGAGATGGGCGCGCTCGTCGCCGGGCTCAACGCGCCGCCGGCGCCGTTCGTCCCCGAGCGTCACCACTTCCGGCCCGGCTACGCCCTGCTGGTCGCCGGGTTCTCGGGGGAGGCGCAGCACGCCGAGGCGGT
The window above is part of the Amycolatopsis camponoti genome. Proteins encoded here:
- a CDS encoding YdcF family protein, whose amino-acid sequence is MLPEYLDADVRTLWDYHDLRHEPRRSDAGIGLGSRDPGVAVHAAELFHAGRFPLVVFTGANAPTTVERFPRGEAVHYREIALELGVPDEAILVEPAARNTGENIVFTRKLLAEREIRSVTLVTRPYQQRRAYATAKRLWPGIDIVCASKAASFEDHLSGEEDADRVISMLVGETQRITEYAARGFVVPQVVPPVVERAFGRLAAAGFTQRLLLTDRGDDR
- a CDS encoding FAD-binding oxidoreductase; translation: MTSTAEPTLESLRTRLSGAVLTAGEPGYDVARSVWNGEIDRHPAVVVRPAGPADVATALTYAREAALDVSVRGGGHNYGGAAVVDGGLVLDLSSLDAISVDPAGRTARCGGGATWAQLDAATQEHALAVPGGTISHTGVGGLTLGGGFGWLTGKHGLSCDNLLSAEVVTAGGDVLRASAEEHPDLFWALCGGGGNFGVVTEFEFRLHPVGPLVHLGLFFWGLEDGVAALTQAREVLATLPGEMGALVAGLNAPPAPFVPERHHFRPGYALLVAGFSGEAQHAEAVRAARSGPAPLFEFVSPIPYVELQRMLDDAAPWGILGYEKAAYADGFTDEVIEVIADFLPRKTSPMSIMPIFSMRGAFTEVDDDATAFGGPRRESILINIDSLATEPEPFAADRAWVREFWEALVPFSSNSAGYVNFMAEYEADRVRTSYGPAKYERLARIKADYDPRNVFHHNANIPPAR